The following nucleotide sequence is from Aspergillus luchuensis IFO 4308 DNA, chromosome 1, nearly complete sequence.
ATCTCAGGGCCGTACGCAAGACAGCCCAAGGAATCCTTCTCGAACTGGAGAGCAGCAGGCAACATTATCACCAGCGACTGGCGAAGAATGCGTGGGACCGCGGCATGACGTCCGCGGTGGAACACGCCATTCGTCAACTCCAAGACTTTGATATCAGTGACAATGGCGATTTTGTCAGTATGACTCGCGAGGCCGAGCTGCTGAGGGCCAATCATGAGCGTGAGGCTCTAGCGGCAGTCGCTGAACAGGACAAGGCGGGCGAAGCGGCCACTGTGCAATTGCTTCTCCAGGCACAGTTCGAACTGATTACTGAGATTGAGAATCTTATGCAACtcagtgaggaagaagccatTGAGCAAGGGCAGAAAATGCTGGCAAAGATGCTCAATTCTTGTTCCACCTCAGTCTCTAACATCGTGAAGCCAGACGGTAACCTGCCATCCATGCCGCCATTGAGCCCAGTCAAGGCTAGTCCCctcaagcaaaagaagaggCTGAGCATCGCGACTGCCGCCCCCTTGGGCCGACCCTTGGCTGCACCTGTCTTGACTCCTACAGCAGCGCCGCCTTCGCCGCAGAAGGGATCTCCCCGACGTCGCAAGTTGAACGTTGGCAGAAAGAGCGTCAGTTTTTCACCAAAGAAACCCGCCGCGAAACCGACGAAGAGAAGTGTACGATGGAAGGACGACGAGCACGAGGGCACATTGACCGAATTTCAAAAGACACCACAGAAGACGCAAATTACCACTATACCAGAGAACAGCCCGGAGCCCCAGCTGCCCCAGCTACCCAGGACATCGCCCATTCCTCGCGGAATTCCAGTGCCCAGTCGCAACTTCAGTCCTTCTTCAGGCGGGTCACCCCCGGTGTCCGCAGTTCCCGAACCGACGCTCAACGTGCAAAAGAACAACCGATTCAAGGCGGGATTCCTGACGAAAAAAAACAGCAGCTCCCCAATAGCACCCCCACCAACGACAACGCTTCCCCTGTCCGACAGCGAAAAGTCACCCCTGCGCGACATCGAGGGCAGCAGCTTCCTGAACCGGGCGTCCGTCGAGCGCCCCTCTAGGATTGCGGTCCGGACATCGAGTGGCAGCTACTCGGGCAGCCCGGCATCCGACAAGAACAGCTGGAAGGCAAGCAAGGACGATGCCATCAAGATTACCTCTGCCATGAGACGGATTTCTGGAGGATCGTTCCAGGTGGGCAGCTCCGCTAATGCCTCGCGCATCCACCGACGACGCAGCCCGACATCGGCCACGTACGGAAGCTCACCAACTGAGAACAACACAATGAACACTATGAATACCATGTTCACGGCCTCGCAGGCCCGGCGGATGGGCAAAGGCGAGAAAGAAATTGAAAGCAAGCCCGGGGTGTTGGGCCCTCGCACCCTGCCTATCATGAAGAACACGCATCGACGCACTACCTTTGGCGGCGACATCCGGCCCCGAGACATCAGCCTGAGCAGCAGAGATGCTATCCGGCTCAGTGCGATGGCGACGCCTAAGCTGGAGAAGCCCCCGGCGAGCTTCTCCAACGGTGGATTCGCCCTGCGGTAACTGAAGTGATCCGCAATTCCCTTTGTTTAATTGTTGGGGTCTAGGTAATACGGACGGTGTTCAGGAAGGATACCACATGCTTTGATTTCTGGTGAAGCAGACCTCACGATCTGGGATCAGAACTGCTCATCTGGTGTGTACGGGATTGATGTGCTTGATATGAACTTGGAAAGATTCATAAACTCgactacttttttttcttctcttttttcatGTTGATGGTATTTCTTATTCAGAGGCATATATTAGTTTCGGGACATGTACCATAGCAGGATGAAACTTTTCCTATACCTTTCGCCCATAACAGTAAGCACTAAACTAGGCTGTCCAGTGTCCACTATAAGTACTTCTAGAAGTCAATTCTAGAAGCCTTCCTGATGTCATGCACGGAATGACGCCACCGCCCGCCTGCATGACAAATCCACTTCTCCAGTtccctactactatctactagtcAATTGACTACTCTAA
It contains:
- the KLP5 gene encoding kinesin family protein (BUSCO:EOG09260BRA;~COG:Z;~EggNog:ENOG410PGBY;~InterPro:IPR019821,IPR036961,IPR027417,IPR027640, IPR001752;~PFAM:PF16796,PF00225;~go_function: GO:0003777 - microtubule motor activity [Evidence IEA];~go_function: GO:0005524 - ATP binding [Evidence IEA];~go_function: GO:0008017 - microtubule binding [Evidence IEA];~go_process: GO:0007018 - microtubule-based movement [Evidence IEA]), producing the protein MADASSITVAVRVRPFTIREAAQLSKCEDGPLFLGDGSLAGAPTPKLNQKGLRSIIKVIDDRCLVFDPPEDNPVQKFSKSVVPNGKRVKDQTFAFDRIFDQNASQGEVYESTTRNLLDSVLDGYNATVFAYGATGCGKTHTITGTAQQPGIIFLTMQELFERIDERSGEKATEVSLSYLEIYNETIRDLLVPEGSKGGLMLREDSNKSVSVSGLSSHHPQNVQQVMDMIMRGNECRTMSPTEANATSSRSHAVLQINIAQKDRNADVNEPHTMATLSIIDLAGSERASATKNRGERLFEGANINKSLLALGSCINALCDPRKRNHVPYRNSKLTRLLKFALGGNCKTVMIVCVSPSSQHFDETQNTLRYANRAKNIQTKVTRNVFNVNRHVKDFLVKIDEQMALINELKAQQRDSEKVAFAKFKKQTEKKDAVIREGLSRIRNAYDHSLSERQERTNYMIKQKQISRRIGLLSAWIGAFDHICASCEAEDALSNLRAVRKTAQGILLELESSRQHYHQRLAKNAWDRGMTSAVEHAIRQLQDFDISDNGDFVSMTREAELLRANHEREALAAVAEQDKAGEAATVQLLLQAQFELITEIENLMQLSEEEAIEQGQKMLAKMLNSCSTSVSNIVKPDGNLPSMPPLSPVKASPLKQKKRLSIATAAPLGRPLAAPVLTPTAAPPSPQKGSPRRRKLNVGRKSVSFSPKKPAAKPTKRSVRWKDDEHEGTLTEFQKTPQKTQITTIPENSPEPQLPQLPRTSPIPRGIPVPSRNFSPSSGGSPPVSAVPEPTLNVQKNNRFKAGFLTKKNSSSPIAPPPTTTLPLSDSEKSPLRDIEGSSFLNRASVERPSRIAVRTSSGSYSGSPASDKNSWKASKDDAIKITSAMRRISGGSFQVGSSANASRIHRRRSPTSATYGSSPTENNTMNTMNTMFTASQARRMGKGEKEIESKPGVLGPRTLPIMKNTHRRTTFGGDIRPRDISLSSRDAIRLSAMATPKLEKPPASFSNGGFALR